Proteins co-encoded in one Haloarcula pelagica genomic window:
- a CDS encoding DUF7289 family protein, producing the protein MSEPAGTRAQSSPIGVVLIIALVISGTALTVALGSEAFGSTQNQLSMERAEKSMTQLDSQAAMVALGNSRVQQVALATSAGDGYRVEETTGWMNVSYTNLTGGGSTTIMNESMGAIVYDNGDQEIAYQGGGVWRSAGGSSAVMVSPPEFHYREATLTLPLVTVAGEESIDGRAVISRNTSQAYFPNRSLDKNFTNPLERSAVEVTVQSDYYRAWGTFFEQRTTGNVTYDHSNDRVTVDLITPLQATDVNSAAASLAASGTFRVTGSAQSTCRADTYTDSYNSTGTSSGYCSQAPGNEGDVVYGNDIDISSGSGGDNFYGSLVSGGTVKVGNGGGKPDVGGDINYTTACQPSVADCQSRITAPSGTVNQVDGVPKRGALDYLVRRTVEEADDTNSNGATSAIAGDSLDYGAASPSDEVTLGPGNYYLDRIDASGKEIYFDTTSGNITLSVHEYVHLADSDIEVLGDGVVFVYVEGSGPQTEDLYLDKDSEITNAGDDATQLRVFGQANFTGRIGSGGGGSDPAKYVGVIYAPPGNGGTGDVNLDFGEVYGGLVTGTTTVNKGSIHYDEALREKQTLTRGDDVVRVTYLHISANRVNVTDG; encoded by the coding sequence GTGAGTGAACCGGCCGGCACGAGGGCCCAGAGCAGTCCGATCGGTGTCGTCCTCATCATCGCACTCGTCATCAGCGGGACGGCGTTGACCGTCGCGCTGGGATCGGAGGCGTTCGGCTCGACACAGAACCAGCTATCGATGGAGCGGGCCGAGAAGTCGATGACGCAACTGGACTCCCAGGCCGCGATGGTCGCCCTGGGGAACTCCCGGGTCCAGCAGGTCGCGCTCGCCACGTCGGCGGGCGACGGCTACCGGGTCGAGGAGACCACCGGCTGGATGAACGTCTCGTACACGAACCTCACTGGCGGGGGGTCGACGACGATCATGAACGAGTCGATGGGCGCGATCGTCTACGACAACGGTGACCAGGAGATCGCGTACCAGGGTGGCGGTGTCTGGCGGTCCGCGGGCGGGAGCAGTGCCGTGATGGTGTCGCCGCCGGAGTTTCACTACCGCGAGGCGACGCTGACGCTGCCGCTCGTGACCGTCGCCGGCGAAGAATCGATCGACGGCCGAGCCGTCATCAGTCGCAACACGTCACAGGCGTACTTCCCGAACAGATCGCTCGACAAGAACTTCACGAACCCACTGGAGCGCAGCGCGGTCGAAGTGACCGTCCAGAGCGACTACTACCGCGCCTGGGGAACCTTCTTCGAGCAACGGACGACCGGGAACGTCACCTACGACCACTCCAACGACCGCGTGACTGTCGACCTCATCACGCCGCTCCAGGCGACCGACGTGAACTCCGCGGCCGCGAGCCTGGCGGCCAGCGGGACGTTTCGCGTCACCGGGTCGGCACAGAGCACGTGTCGGGCGGACACCTACACGGACAGCTACAACTCCACGGGAACCAGTAGCGGCTACTGTAGCCAGGCGCCCGGCAACGAGGGTGATGTCGTCTACGGCAACGACATCGACATCAGCAGCGGCTCCGGCGGTGACAACTTCTACGGCTCGCTGGTCTCGGGCGGGACCGTCAAGGTCGGTAACGGCGGCGGGAAACCCGACGTTGGCGGGGACATCAACTACACGACGGCCTGCCAGCCAAGCGTCGCCGACTGCCAGTCCCGAATCACCGCTCCGAGCGGGACCGTCAACCAGGTCGACGGCGTCCCCAAGCGCGGCGCGCTCGATTACCTCGTCCGGCGGACGGTCGAGGAAGCGGACGATACCAACAGTAACGGCGCGACGAGCGCGATCGCCGGCGACTCGCTCGACTACGGCGCGGCGAGTCCGTCCGACGAGGTGACGCTCGGGCCCGGAAACTACTATCTGGATCGGATCGACGCCTCGGGGAAGGAGATCTACTTCGACACGACCAGCGGGAACATCACCCTCTCCGTGCACGAGTACGTCCACCTCGCCGACAGCGACATCGAGGTGCTGGGCGACGGCGTGGTGTTCGTCTACGTCGAGGGCTCCGGTCCACAGACCGAGGACCTCTACCTTGACAAAGACTCCGAGATCACCAACGCCGGCGACGACGCGACCCAACTGCGAGTCTTCGGCCAGGCCAACTTCACCGGTCGCATCGGCTCCGGCGGCGGCGGGAGCGACCCCGCGAAGTACGTCGGCGTCATCTACGCGCCGCCCGGCAACGGTGGCACCGGCGACGTGAACCTCGACTTCGGCGAGGTGTACGGTGGGTTGGTGACCGGGACGACGACCGTCAACAAGGGGTCGATCCACTACGACGAGGCGCTACGCGAGAAACAGACACTGACCCGCGGCGACGATGTCGTCCGGGTCACGTACCTCCACATCTCGGCCAACCGCGTCAACGTCACCGACGGCTGA
- a CDS encoding 30S ribosomal protein S15, whose product MARMHTRRRGSSDSDKPAADEPPEWSDVDADAVEDRVVELAEQGHSPSEIGLKLRDEGVQGTPVPNVKLATGNKVTEILEANEAQPDLPEDLRNLMERAVRLRDHMDENPTDYQNKRALQNTQSKIRRLVDYYRGDELDEEFTYSYDTAVELLDLE is encoded by the coding sequence ATGGCACGAATGCATACACGCCGTCGTGGCTCGTCCGACTCGGACAAGCCCGCGGCAGACGAACCCCCGGAGTGGAGCGATGTCGACGCCGACGCCGTCGAAGACCGCGTCGTCGAACTCGCCGAACAGGGCCACTCGCCCAGCGAGATCGGCCTGAAGCTGCGCGACGAAGGCGTCCAGGGCACCCCCGTCCCGAACGTCAAACTCGCGACCGGCAACAAGGTCACCGAGATCCTGGAGGCCAACGAGGCCCAGCCGGATCTGCCCGAGGACCTGCGCAACCTCATGGAGCGAGCGGTCCGCCTCCGTGACCACATGGACGAGAACCCGACGGACTACCAGAACAAGCGTGCGCTCCAGAACACGCAGTCGAAGATCCGTCGCCTCGTCGACTACTACCGCGGCGATGAACTCGACGAGGAGTTCACCTACAGCTACGACACCGCCGTCGAGCTCCTCGATCTGGAGTAA
- a CDS encoding KEOPS complex subunit Pcc1, whose translation MTGTSAQIRTTHGTPAVAERIAAALRPDNTDEMDTRVEDDTVVTTIDRDSIGGLQATVDDYVVNLRVAAQLSDQPTHDTNHE comes from the coding sequence ATGACCGGGACCAGCGCCCAGATCCGCACGACCCACGGGACGCCTGCGGTCGCCGAGCGGATCGCGGCCGCGCTCCGGCCGGACAACACCGACGAGATGGACACGCGCGTCGAAGACGACACCGTGGTGACCACGATCGACCGGGACTCCATCGGTGGCCTCCAGGCCACCGTCGACGACTACGTCGTCAACCTCCGGGTCGCAGCACAGCTTTCCGACCAACCGACACACGACACAAACCATGAGTGA
- a CDS encoding 30S ribosomal protein S3ae, producing MSERSVSKRKQQKRWYTVYAPEQFDREELGETTADEPDKVLGRTIETTLGELQNDASENNTKLTFKINEVASDSAYTEFTKHELTRDYLRSLVRRGSSKVEAFITVLTTDDYRVQIQPVAVTTKKADASQEKAIRRTMIDLVEETAKDRTFEEVIDSVVEGRLSSAIYGEAKDIYPLRRVEIQKATLEARPEEVAAEEEAAVDVDEEDVEVES from the coding sequence ATGAGTGAACGAAGCGTCTCCAAGCGCAAACAGCAGAAACGGTGGTACACCGTCTACGCTCCCGAGCAGTTCGACCGGGAGGAACTCGGTGAGACCACAGCAGACGAACCGGACAAGGTGCTCGGTCGCACCATCGAGACCACGCTGGGCGAACTCCAGAACGACGCCAGCGAGAACAACACGAAGCTGACCTTCAAGATCAACGAGGTCGCCTCGGACTCGGCGTACACCGAGTTCACCAAACACGAGCTGACGCGGGACTACCTGCGCTCGCTCGTGCGCCGTGGCTCCTCGAAGGTCGAGGCCTTCATCACCGTGCTGACCACGGACGACTACCGTGTCCAGATCCAGCCCGTCGCCGTCACGACGAAGAAGGCCGACGCCTCCCAGGAGAAGGCCATCCGCCGCACGATGATCGACCTCGTCGAGGAGACGGCCAAGGACCGCACCTTCGAAGAGGTCATCGACAGCGTCGTCGAGGGCCGCCTCTCCTCGGCCATCTACGGCGAGGCCAAGGACATCTACCCCCTTCGCCGCGTCGAGATCCAGAAGGCCACGCTGGAAGCCCGGCCCGAGGAAGTCGCCGCCGAAGAGGAAGCCGCCGTCGATGTCGACGAAGAAGACGTAGAAGTCGAGAGCTAA
- a CDS encoding plastocyanin/azurin family copper-binding protein, protein MERRAFLRAAGAATVAGLAGCIGTSGTSAEYDIGMSARAFRPQTIEVAPGTEVVWRNTSKQGHSVTAYEDGLPDGADYWASGDFDDEAAARDAWGSSGGGTLFEGQRYSHTFEVRGQYPYFCIPHERGGMVGTVVVTDDPGTATE, encoded by the coding sequence ATGGAGCGACGGGCCTTCCTCCGGGCTGCCGGTGCGGCCACAGTGGCCGGCCTCGCCGGGTGCATCGGCACCAGTGGCACGAGCGCCGAGTACGACATCGGGATGTCCGCCAGGGCCTTCCGCCCGCAGACGATCGAAGTCGCCCCAGGGACAGAGGTCGTCTGGCGGAACACGAGCAAGCAGGGCCACTCCGTGACTGCCTACGAGGACGGCCTCCCCGACGGCGCCGACTACTGGGCGTCGGGCGATTTCGACGACGAGGCGGCGGCCCGCGACGCGTGGGGGTCGAGCGGCGGCGGGACCCTCTTCGAGGGACAGCGCTACAGCCACACCTTCGAGGTCCGCGGTCAGTACCCTTACTTCTGTATTCCCCACGAGCGCGGCGGGATGGTCGGGACCGTCGTCGTCACCGACGACCCCGGCACGGCGACGGAGTAG
- a CDS encoding 5-(carboxyamino)imidazole ribonucleotide synthase, with protein MTLTSPGPTVGIVGGGQLGRMLGEAAAPLGIDLVVSDPTPECPASPVVRDQVVGDFGDRETLAELAERADYLTYEIELADPDVLEAVAEETGTPVHPAPETLRTIQDKLVQKRRLADAGVPVPEFRAVEDAADLRAACDELGYPAMLKARTGGYDGRGNVPVEGPDDVAAAIDDIAGPAMVEEMVDFERELAIMGCRGDDERDTFPVTETVHEEEILREMVSPARASERVRERAREVALDVLDVMEGRGVFGIELFQTGDDRILLNEIAPRPHNSGHWTIEGCHTSQFEQHLRAVTGRPLGPTDQRFPTVSTNILGDVDDCQSATLSGEERVFETDRAHLHWYGKREVYDLRKMGHVTLTGDDRETLLSAARDLRSGLTFRGDSA; from the coding sequence ATGACACTCACTTCGCCAGGCCCGACCGTCGGTATCGTCGGCGGGGGCCAGCTCGGCCGGATGCTGGGGGAGGCGGCCGCGCCGCTGGGAATCGATCTCGTGGTCTCTGACCCGACGCCGGAGTGCCCGGCGTCCCCGGTCGTGCGTGACCAAGTCGTCGGCGACTTCGGCGACCGCGAGACACTCGCGGAACTCGCCGAGCGGGCCGACTATCTGACCTACGAGATCGAACTCGCCGATCCAGATGTCTTGGAGGCCGTCGCCGAGGAAACAGGAACACCGGTCCACCCGGCGCCGGAGACACTCCGAACCATCCAGGACAAGCTCGTCCAGAAGCGCCGGTTAGCCGACGCGGGCGTCCCTGTCCCGGAGTTCCGCGCGGTCGAGGACGCTGCGGACCTGCGGGCCGCCTGTGACGAACTGGGCTACCCGGCGATGCTCAAAGCCCGCACCGGCGGTTACGACGGCCGCGGGAACGTCCCCGTCGAAGGCCCCGACGACGTGGCGGCGGCTATCGACGACATCGCCGGCCCGGCGATGGTCGAGGAGATGGTCGACTTCGAGCGCGAGCTGGCGATCATGGGCTGTCGCGGCGACGACGAGCGGGACACCTTCCCGGTCACCGAGACGGTCCACGAGGAAGAGATCCTCCGAGAGATGGTTTCGCCCGCACGGGCGAGCGAACGCGTCCGGGAGCGCGCCCGCGAGGTTGCACTAGACGTACTCGACGTGATGGAGGGTCGTGGCGTGTTCGGGATCGAACTGTTCCAGACCGGCGACGACCGGATCCTGCTCAACGAGATCGCACCGCGTCCCCACAACTCCGGCCACTGGACCATCGAAGGCTGTCACACCTCGCAGTTCGAACAACACCTCCGTGCGGTCACTGGCCGGCCGCTTGGCCCGACCGACCAGCGGTTCCCGACCGTCTCGACGAACATCCTCGGCGATGTCGACGACTGCCAATCGGCGACGCTCTCGGGCGAGGAGCGGGTCTTCGAGACCGATCGGGCGCACCTCCACTGGTACGGGAAACGGGAGGTGTACGACCTCCGGAAGATGGGGCACGTCACGCTGACCGGCGACGATCGTGAGACGCTGTTGTCGGCTGCTCGGGATCTGCGGTCCGGACTGACGTTCCGAGGCGACTCCGCCTGA
- a CDS encoding flippase activity-associated protein Agl23 translates to MAAPPRELSRLKRLRERVATWADGDEYAVAKVVLGITLLSVALRLVDLGSRVAHYDEGRVAYWALNLAETGSFTYRYIIHGPFIQHVDAWLFSLLGTSDVLMRLPIAIIGGLLPLTALLFREHLRREEVVGVAAFLALNPLLLYYSRFMRSDVLVAAFMFTAFGLLVRFYDTRKARYLYGVGAFAALGFASKENAIVYVVTWLGATGLLLAKVLVLPNGYRDAASFLADVPSPSAVWSRITGRARADVNLVVGTVRSFRDRHGSPWQVAVAYIGHIWIALVLFFAVSLFFYAPRGAGLAGIQHPPATPTAETVNFWNGVTTPGMFPELVQVTYDRVIEQYSNWFDPASERATTTGESTLQERFDRFFEEVDGHYAILLEALAYTCGPLIAFSAFGYALDRLGSIRPRHLVPFAAYCGYVSIVGYPIGTDIGNPWIGAHVVVPLAIPAGVGVAAVFRWGVEALSADDVTGVAVSALVLVLITALVGNVAATTVYSNAHEDANPLVQFAQPQEELRGDLVAMDRIARDNQGTDVVVYYGESGDAFDEGSAYVQADRDQWGEAFWNLRPTCLKWYNTLPLPWYFASGEMETVCENDREALNGMIEDGQPPVVITQPFDGTAPTERLRAAGYEKRTHQLRTGGYKNTFVVWIHESQADQRPS, encoded by the coding sequence ATGGCTGCGCCGCCCCGCGAGCTCTCGCGGCTGAAACGCCTGCGGGAACGTGTCGCCACCTGGGCCGACGGCGACGAGTACGCCGTCGCCAAGGTGGTCCTCGGTATCACCCTCCTGTCCGTCGCCCTCCGCCTTGTCGACCTGGGCTCCCGGGTCGCCCACTACGACGAGGGACGAGTCGCCTACTGGGCGTTGAACCTCGCAGAGACGGGATCGTTCACGTATCGGTACATCATCCACGGCCCGTTCATCCAGCACGTCGACGCCTGGCTGTTCTCGCTGTTGGGAACCAGCGACGTGCTCATGCGGCTCCCGATCGCGATCATCGGCGGGCTGTTGCCGTTGACGGCACTACTCTTCCGGGAGCACCTCCGGCGCGAGGAGGTCGTCGGCGTCGCCGCCTTCCTCGCGTTGAACCCGCTCTTGCTGTACTACTCGCGGTTCATGCGCAGCGACGTGCTCGTCGCCGCGTTCATGTTCACCGCCTTCGGACTGTTGGTCCGGTTCTACGACACCCGGAAGGCCCGCTACCTCTACGGTGTCGGCGCCTTCGCCGCGCTCGGGTTCGCCTCGAAGGAGAACGCGATCGTCTACGTCGTGACCTGGCTCGGTGCGACCGGGCTCTTGCTCGCGAAGGTCCTCGTCCTCCCGAACGGCTACCGCGACGCGGCGTCCTTTCTCGCCGACGTTCCGTCGCCGTCGGCGGTCTGGAGCCGGATCACCGGTCGCGCCCGCGCGGACGTGAACCTCGTCGTCGGGACCGTCCGGTCGTTCCGGGATCGCCACGGGAGTCCGTGGCAGGTCGCGGTGGCTTACATCGGGCATATCTGGATCGCACTCGTCCTCTTTTTCGCGGTGTCGCTGTTCTTCTACGCGCCACGTGGGGCGGGGCTGGCCGGTATCCAGCACCCCCCGGCGACGCCGACCGCGGAGACGGTCAACTTCTGGAACGGCGTGACCACCCCCGGGATGTTCCCGGAACTGGTCCAGGTGACCTACGACCGGGTGATCGAACAGTACAGCAACTGGTTCGATCCGGCCTCCGAGCGGGCGACGACCACCGGTGAGAGCACGCTCCAAGAACGGTTCGACCGGTTCTTCGAGGAGGTCGACGGCCACTACGCGATCCTCCTGGAAGCGCTGGCGTACACCTGCGGTCCGCTGATCGCCTTCTCGGCGTTCGGCTACGCGCTCGACCGACTGGGTTCGATCCGCCCCCGTCACCTCGTCCCGTTCGCGGCCTACTGTGGCTACGTCTCGATCGTCGGCTACCCGATCGGGACCGACATCGGCAACCCCTGGATCGGTGCCCACGTCGTGGTCCCGCTGGCGATTCCCGCCGGCGTCGGTGTCGCCGCGGTGTTTCGCTGGGGGGTGGAGGCGCTCTCGGCCGACGACGTGACCGGCGTCGCGGTCTCCGCGCTCGTGCTCGTCCTCATCACCGCACTCGTCGGGAACGTGGCGGCGACGACCGTCTACAGCAACGCCCACGAGGACGCGAACCCGCTCGTCCAGTTCGCGCAACCACAGGAAGAGCTCCGCGGCGACCTCGTCGCGATGGACCGGATCGCCCGCGACAACCAGGGAACCGACGTAGTCGTCTACTACGGCGAGAGCGGAGACGCCTTCGACGAGGGGAGCGCCTACGTCCAGGCGGACCGCGACCAGTGGGGCGAGGCGTTCTGGAACCTGCGACCCACCTGTCTGAAGTGGTACAACACCCTCCCGCTGCCGTGGTACTTCGCGTCGGGCGAGATGGAGACGGTCTGTGAGAACGACCGCGAGGCGCTGAACGGGATGATCGAGGACGGGCAGCCGCCGGTCGTCATCACCCAGCCGTTCGACGGCACGGCCCCGACCGAACGGCTCCGCGCGGCGGGCTACGAGAAACGGACCCACCAGCTCCGGACCGGCGGGTACAAGAACACGTTCGTCGTCTGGATCCACGAGTCCCAGGCCGACCAGCGCCCCTCGTAG
- the ribH gene encoding 6,7-dimethyl-8-ribityllumazine synthase, translated as MVQLGLVVAQYDKHGQVIEEMEQSARQAAADHDAAIVETVAVPGSYDTPLAADRLARRDDVDAVAVLGVIVEGDTDHDAVIADAAAQGLTDVSLDRDTPVTLGIIGPGMSTAEADARTHKGGTAVTSAIELATQLP; from the coding sequence ATGGTGCAGCTCGGGCTGGTCGTCGCCCAGTACGACAAACACGGGCAGGTCATCGAGGAGATGGAGCAGTCGGCCCGACAGGCCGCCGCCGACCACGACGCCGCTATCGTCGAGACGGTGGCTGTCCCCGGCTCCTACGACACGCCGCTGGCCGCAGACCGGCTGGCACGCCGGGACGATGTCGACGCCGTCGCCGTCCTCGGCGTCATCGTCGAGGGGGATACCGACCACGACGCGGTCATCGCCGACGCGGCGGCACAGGGGCTGACCGACGTGTCTCTCGACCGCGATACGCCCGTGACGCTGGGGATCATCGGCCCCGGCATGAGCACGGCCGAGGCCGACGCACGGACCCACAAGGGCGGTACGGCAGTCACGAGCGCCATCGAACTCGCTACCCAACTACCATGA
- a CDS encoding pyridoxal phosphate-dependent aminotransferase, with the protein MTMDFASRVERVEPSATLAISNKAAELEAEGKDVVDLSVGEPDFDTPENVKDAAKAALDAGHTGYTPSNGIPELKDAIAGKLHDDGLTQYGPENLIVTPGGKQALYEIFQTVIDDGDEVALLDPAWVSYEAMVKLADGSLTRVDTAAHDFQLEGALDDLAEAVSDDTELLVVNSPGNPHGAVYSREALEGVRDLAVEHDITVISDEIYKEITYDGVEAVSLGTLDGMEDRTVTLNGFSKAYSMTGWRLGYFAAPEDIVSQAGKVHSHSVSCAVNFVQHAGVEAITNTDEAVEEMRQAFAERREFLMGLFEDHGVHVPEPQGAFYMMPEIAPEGDSESRSDSDSRPVAPGDDTEWCDKAISEAQVATVPGSAFGTPGYARISYANSKDRLQEAVDRLAEHDLL; encoded by the coding sequence ATGACTATGGACTTCGCATCCCGTGTCGAACGTGTAGAGCCGAGCGCGACGCTCGCGATCAGCAACAAGGCCGCCGAACTCGAAGCGGAGGGGAAAGATGTCGTCGACCTCTCGGTGGGCGAACCGGACTTCGACACCCCCGAAAACGTCAAAGACGCCGCAAAGGCGGCGCTCGACGCCGGCCACACCGGCTACACCCCCTCGAACGGGATTCCGGAACTCAAGGACGCCATCGCCGGGAAGCTCCACGACGACGGGCTGACCCAGTACGGCCCGGAGAACCTCATCGTCACGCCCGGGGGCAAGCAGGCGCTGTACGAGATCTTCCAGACGGTCATCGACGACGGCGACGAGGTCGCTCTGCTGGACCCGGCGTGGGTCTCCTACGAGGCGATGGTGAAACTCGCCGACGGCTCGCTCACCCGCGTCGACACCGCCGCCCACGACTTCCAGCTCGAAGGCGCGCTCGACGACCTCGCCGAAGCGGTCTCGGACGACACCGAACTGCTCGTCGTCAACTCGCCGGGCAACCCCCACGGCGCCGTCTACTCCCGCGAGGCCTTAGAGGGCGTGCGCGACCTGGCCGTCGAACACGATATCACGGTCATCTCCGACGAGATCTACAAGGAGATCACCTACGACGGCGTCGAGGCCGTCTCGCTGGGAACGCTTGACGGCATGGAGGACCGCACCGTCACCCTCAACGGCTTCTCGAAGGCCTACTCGATGACCGGCTGGCGGCTCGGCTACTTCGCCGCGCCGGAAGACATCGTCTCCCAGGCCGGGAAGGTCCACTCGCACTCGGTCTCCTGTGCCGTGAACTTCGTCCAGCACGCCGGTGTCGAGGCGATCACCAACACCGACGAGGCCGTCGAGGAGATGCGCCAGGCATTCGCCGAACGGCGCGAGTTCCTGATGGGGCTGTTCGAGGACCACGGCGTCCACGTTCCTGAACCGCAGGGCGCGTTCTACATGATGCCCGAGATCGCGCCGGAGGGGGACAGCGAGTCGCGGAGCGACTCGGACAGTCGACCGGTGGCACCGGGAGACGACACCGAGTGGTGTGACAAGGCGATCTCCGAGGCCCAGGTTGCGACCGTCCCCGGTAGCGCGTTCGGAACGCCCGGCTACGCCCGGATCTCCTACGCCAACAGCAAGGATCGCCTGCAGGAAGCGGTCGATCGGCTGGCAGAACACGACCTGCTGTAG
- a CDS encoding FAD synthase, with protein sequence MTRVVAQGTFDILHPGHVHYLRDAAGMGDDLHVIIARSVNVTHKEPPVVPDEQRREMVGALKPVDEAHLGHPEDIFVPIERLEPDVIALGYDQHHDADSLRAALSERGIDCDVRRASPLQRDDDDRLLSTGQIIEKVLAERD encoded by the coding sequence GTGACGCGGGTCGTCGCACAGGGGACTTTCGACATCCTCCACCCCGGCCACGTCCACTACCTCCGGGACGCCGCGGGGATGGGCGACGACCTCCACGTGATCATCGCCCGCTCGGTCAACGTCACCCACAAGGAGCCGCCAGTCGTCCCCGACGAGCAACGCCGTGAGATGGTCGGCGCGCTCAAGCCGGTCGACGAGGCGCATCTGGGGCACCCTGAAGACATCTTCGTCCCCATCGAGCGCCTCGAACCGGACGTGATCGCGCTGGGCTACGACCAGCACCACGACGCCGACAGTCTGCGGGCGGCGCTGTCCGAGCGCGGCATCGACTGTGACGTGCGGCGGGCGAGTCCGCTACAACGGGACGACGACGACCGACTCCTCTCGACGGGCCAGATCATCGAGAAGGTCCTCGCCGAGCGGGACTGA
- a CDS encoding Mov34/MPN/PAD-1 family protein, which translates to MALFRSGGILGIADSALEFARAASEESHPNEYMGLLRGDDARKVGLDEDGTVLTDVLVIPGTESNPVSATVKTSMVPNDMRAAGSIHSHPNGVLKPSDADLATFGRGDVHIILGYPYGPDDWQAFDNEGQPIDLPVLDVEPPEEAFFDFDQSDIDRELRDEEFDT; encoded by the coding sequence ATGGCGTTGTTCCGCTCGGGTGGCATCCTCGGTATCGCCGACTCCGCACTGGAGTTCGCGCGGGCCGCGTCGGAGGAGTCCCATCCCAACGAGTATATGGGGCTGCTCCGTGGCGACGACGCACGGAAGGTCGGACTCGACGAGGACGGAACGGTCCTGACCGACGTGCTCGTCATCCCGGGGACCGAGTCGAACCCGGTCAGTGCGACCGTCAAGACGAGCATGGTTCCCAACGACATGCGCGCCGCGGGATCGATCCACTCACACCCAAACGGCGTCCTCAAGCCCAGCGACGCCGACCTGGCGACGTTCGGCCGTGGCGATGTCCACATCATCCTGGGGTACCCGTACGGGCCGGACGACTGGCAGGCCTTCGACAACGAGGGTCAGCCGATCGATCTGCCGGTGCTGGATGTCGAGCCGCCCGAAGAGGCGTTCTTCGACTTCGACCAGTCGGACATCGACCGCGAGCTACGCGACGAGGAGTTCGACACGTGA